A part of Solea solea chromosome 8, fSolSol10.1, whole genome shotgun sequence genomic DNA contains:
- the ppiaa gene encoding peptidyl-prolyl cis-trans isomerase A, giving the protein MASNPRVFFDVTANGASIGRVVMELRADVVPKTAENFRALCTGEKGFGYKGSTFHRIIPNFMCQGGDFTNHNGTGGKSIYGNKFADENFALKHTCEGTLSMANAGPNTNGSQFFICTEITSWLDGKHVVFGKVVEGMPVVKKMESYGSQSGKTKTNIAIADCGQL; this is encoded by the exons ATGGCTAGCAACCCCAGAGTCTTCTTCGACGTCACCGCCAATGGCGCAAGCATTGGCCGGGTCGTGATGGAG CTTCGTGCTGATGTGGTGCCCAAGACGGCTGAAAACTTCCGTGCCCTCTGCACAGGTGAGAAGGGCTTTGGCTACAAGGGCTCCACCTTCCACCGGATCATCCCCAACTTCATGTGccag GGCGGAGATTTCACCAACCACAACGGAACTGGTGGAAAGTCTATCTATGGTAACAAGTTTGCAGATGAGAACTTTGCCCTGAAGCACACTTGTGAAGGAACCCTGTCTATGGCCAATGCTGGACCAAACACAAATGGGTCCCAGTTCTTCATCTGCACAGAAATAACTTCATG GCTTGACGGCAAACATGTGGTGTTCGGCAAAGTGGTGGAAGGAATGCCTGTGGTCAAGAAGATGGAGTCTTACGGCAGCCAGAGCGGTAAAACCAAAACCAACATTGCCATCGCCGACTGTGGTCAGCTCTGA